One uncultured Carboxylicivirga sp. genomic window, AAGGTTGAAAACACGTAAATCAGGATTATTCTGGTATTCTGGCTGATTAATATAGTCCTTAACCGTTATAACTTTCGCATTTACATCAGGGAATGGCCATTTGACAGGCCGGTTAATGACAATGATATTCTTTATTCCCTTATCACTTTTTTCGTCGTCAATTTGATAAACCATCTTAACAGCATCTTTGCCTTCACCATAATAATCAGGTTTCTTTTCCCTGATTACAAATCCCTTATTTTCGTACCAGGATATTAATTTCGAATTATCAATATCAGCTTCAAGGGTAATACTGTGCATTTGTTTCTTCACAGCATATTCCAGCACATAATCCATCAGAAAAGCTCCATAACCCTTTTCCTGAAATTCAGGCAAAACAGCGATAGAATAAATACGAAGGGTATGGCTGTATTTAAATAAAACGATTGCTCCAATCGATTTTTTCTTGTGTTTTTGTTCAGCAATTAACACCTCCTGAAAATCACTACTAATACCTTTTTTGATGTTTCTTCTTGCTGTTTGTTGCGATGTTGAAAAAGCTAGTTTTTCCAGCTTATCCAGAAAATCGAGATCACTATCACTCGCTTTTCTAATTGTTAAACTCATCAGGTTTATTTCAATTATTATGCTTTTCTTCTTCTGGTACCTTTATGCAAATCCTTTTCGATGGATTCAATCATCATACCGGCAATATCTTTACTTGTAGCCCCTTCGATACCTTCCAAACCTGGTGAAGAGTTTACTTCAAGCAATAACGGTCCATTTTCACCACGAATAATATCTACCCCGGCAACTTTCAAATTCATTGTTTTAGCCGCTAAAATGGCAATCTTTCTTTCTTCGGGTGTAATTTTAATTAGCTGTGCAGAGCCTCCCATGTGGATATTCGCTCTAAACTCGCCAGGAGCAGCAGTTCGCATTATACTTGCTACAACCTTTCCATTGATGACAAAACAACGGATATCTTTTCCATTGGCTTCTTTAATAAATTCCTGAACAAGAATATTTGCCCTCAAACTTTTAAATGCGTTAATCAAACTCTCGGCTGCTTTTTTTGTCTCAGCCAGAACAACACCTTTACCTTGTGTTCCTTCCAGTAATTTTACAATTAAAGGAGCTCCGCCAACCATTTTGATCAAATCATTGGTATCAAGGGGCGAGTTGGCAAAACCTGTTGTAGGAATAGGTAACCCACTGTTAATTAACAGCTGCAAAGAGTACAATTTATCTCTTGAGGATGCAATGGCCGAAGCTGAATTCTGAGCGTAAACACCAATGGCCTCAAAGTGTCGAGTTAAGGCACAACCATAAAAAGTCATACTTGGCCGGATACGCGGAATAATAGCATCAAACTGATTTAGCAATCTACCACCCCTATAATGCATTTCCGGATTTTTACCATCTAGTTTTATATAGCAATCCTTAATATTAATAAACTCCATGTTATGGCCTCTCTCCTCACCAGCTTCAATAATACGTCGGTTACTATAAAGCTCCGGATTGCTTGCCAATACTCCAATATTAAGTCCAGATGGTTTCTTTCTTTGTGTTGAATAATACGAAGATAAAACTTCCTGAGACGGAATCCCTAACAAACATGATGCCTCAGGGTCAACCAGCATAATACCTGCCATTGCCTGACGGCCTAACAGCATTCGATATCCCATCGATATTCTGTTAGTTAAAGTCACTTCAATATCCCATGAAGATTTTGCAATATTTATGGTAGTGCGAATTACATAACGTAGTTCACCCAATCCACTCGAACTTTTAATTCTTCTCTTATCAATGACTGGTGCTTCACAATATACAGTTGTACGACCATCATTTTGTAATGGATGAACTTCAAAACTCACCCAGGATTCACCATTTTTCTTAAATGGCATTATATTCACTGCATGCAATGCAGATGTTTTTGCGCCCGAATCAACACGAATATTAATAGCAGGTATATTCAGCTGAGGCAACGAACACCATTCTTCACTTCCAACAACTATTTTTTCAGCACTCTTCATTCTCTGTATACAACTAAACAATAAGGTTTTACAATAGGTATTCTTTTATTTTTTTGCAAGCTAAAGGAATAAAATAATCCTTTAATATTTTTCATTTAAGTTGAAATATTTCAATTTTTTTTCATTTAATTAAAATCTGTTAATTATACTTGTATACGATTAACATAAAGATCAAATTTTCAGATATAAAATCCAATTATTCGATACAACCTTCAACTTTAATCTTCATGAAAACAATTACCTTCCTCCTGATTTCGTTAATCTTTATAAGTTCCTGTGCGGACAGGAAAACAACTAAAGATCTTTTCCCTGAATTTTTACCTCAGGCACCAGTTGCTGAGAAACATGATTCAGTTTTAACTATTCACGAACATTCAAGAATAGATCCTTATTTCTGGATGAGATTAACTGATGAGCAAAAAACCGCAGAAAACAAGGACGAACAAACTCTAAATGTATTGCAATATCTCGAAGCTGAGAATAATTATCTGGATACAGTAATGTACAAAACAAAAGAGCTTCAGTCAAAACTTTATAATGAAATTGTTGGTCGTATAAAACAAGATGATGAATCGGTTCCTTATTTCAAAAATGGATACTGGTATTATAATAAATATAGCGATAAACAGGAATACCCCGTTTATTATAGAAAGAAAGAATCGCTTGACAATGTTGAAGAAATATTATTAGACGTTAACGAGCTTGCTAAAGGGCATAGTTATTACGCAGTAGGTTCAATGGAAGTTAGTCCGGATAATAAAATACTTGCTTTTTGTGAAGATACTGTAAGCCGAAGAATTTACACCTATCGTTTCCTTAATCTTGAAACCGGTAAATTCATGGATGACAACCTGAATAATTGTGAACCAGGTGGTGCCTGGGCCAACGATAATCAAACCTTTTTTTATACCACCAAAAACAAAATTTCTCTGCTAAGCGAAAAAGTATGGCGACATAAACTGGAAACATCTACCGAAAAAGATGAAGTGGTTTATCACGAAGAAGATCCATCTTATTACATCGGAGTTTATAAATCAAAGTCTGACGACTACATCATCATCTATAATAACAGCACATTAATCTCAGATTACCAGATTCTGAAAGCTGATGATCCAAATGGAGAATTCAAACAATTCACTCCACGCGCAGGAGCTCATGAATACAGCATTGAACATTTTGAGGATAAATTTTATGTACTTACGAATTATGATGCAGTAAACTTTCGACTGATGGAGACTCCGGTGAATGCAACATCAATTGAAAACTGGAAAGAAGTGATACCTCATCGTGAAGACGTATTGATTACCGATATTGAAGTATTTAAAAAATACCTGGTGATTAGTGAACGCTCCGATGCTTTAACTCATTTGCGTATTATCAATCAGGAAACCCAAAAAGAACATTATCTTGATTTTGGAGAACCGGTTTATGTATCCTTTATAGGAACAAACACAGAATTCGACACTGATATTTTAAGATATGGTTACAGCTCATTAACAACTCCGGTATCGACCATTGACTACAACATGAGCGATAAAACAAAAGATATTAAAAAGGTACAGGAAGTTGTCGGTGGTCATAATCCTGAGAATTATGTAACTGAACGTCTTTGGGCAACTGCTCGCGATGGTAATAAGATACCCGTTAGCATCGTTTACAAAAAAGGATTTAAGAAAGACGGACGCACTCCTTTATTATTATATGGTTACGGTTCGTATGGTAACACGATAGAACCCTGGTTCAATTCAACCAGGTTAAGTTTATTAGACAGAGGATTTGTTTATGCCATCGCACATATCAGAGGAAGTCAGGCTATGGGTCGTCAATGGTATGACAATGGTAAAATGATGAACAAAATCAACACCTTCACTGATTTTATTGATGTTGGCCACCATCTTGTCAAAGAAAATTACTCTTCTCCACGCCATTTGTATGCCTTGGGAGGAAGTGCAGGCGGGTTACTGATGGGAGCTATTGCAAATATGGAACCTGAACTTTTTAATGGAATTATTGCAGCAGTACCCTTTGTCGATGTGGTTTCAACCATGCTCGACGAAACTATACCACTGACAACCAATGAATTTGATGAATGGGGAAATCCAAAGAACAAAAAATCATATGATTACATGTTATCATATTCTCCATACGATAATGTGGAAGCAAAAGCTTATCCAAACATGATGGTTACAACCGGACTGTTCGATTCTCAGGTACAATATTGGGAACCGGCTAAATGGGTTGCTAAACTTAGAGCAACCAAGACTGATGACAATTTACTTATAATGCATACCAACATGGAGGCAGGCCATGGTGGTGCTTCAGGTAGATTTAAGCGTTACAAAGAAACTGCAATGGAATATGCCTTTTTATTAATGCTGGAAAGTAAAAAAGGGGAATGATAGATAGATTCTGATTAAAGATCGCTCGACCAGGAGCAGAAATTGGAATCACAGGGGCTGAGTATTCAGTCCCTTTTTTTGTTGAAAATTTACATTTAAAATTTGAGTGACATACAATATAACATTCTTTAATTACTGATATTCAATATATTTAATAAATATTCAGAGAATTCAACTAAAATTATAGTCGAAAATATTTCGATTCTAAAATTTAAACCATAAGTTTGAACTATAAATACAGTTGAATTAATTTTCTGGTTGATATGGGTTATAATCAGAAAGTTGTTGGACTGAATTTTATTAAGCAACAAGAATATCTTGTTCCCTGGCGCAACTCGAGTAAGGGACATGATGACAGCTGAATCGTGAAAGATGTTTTGTTGCTTAATTTTTGAATGACAAATATTCAATTGAAACTTGCAAGGTATGCACGCAGTGATAAATTATTTGGTTGAGTCTTCGATTTTTTTAGGTATCATATCAGGCATTTATTTTGCTTTCTTATCCCGCCTGAATACCTTTTCATTTAATCGTTTCTTTTTGTTGTTAAGCCTTGTTTTAACAATGATTATCCCATTTCTGACAGTCTCATTAACAATGGGGACAAGTAACACAATTGACCCACAAATAATTGGCTACACATTAAACGAAATTTCAGTTTACCCATCTGAAGCCCAAAACACCATTGTCTCGTTTATTAGTGGATTGTCAGTATTTAAATGGATTTACGTCATTGGTCTGATCTTGCTATTTATCCGTTTATTTGTTGCCTATTACAAACTAAGTATAATTGGTAAGCAAAATTCAAGTAATCAATACAATGGCATCAGAGTCATTCAGCTGAATAACCCTTATCATGCATTCTCATTTTTCAAATGGATTTTTATTAATCCATCGCGTTATAGCGAAGAGGAACAACAACATGTAATCAACCATGAGAAGGCACATGTAAGCTATTTCCACACTTTGGATAATATGTTTCTTGAGCTTTTTCTTATTACCCAATGGTTTAACCCATTTGCATGGTTATTAAAAAAGGCACTGAAAGAAACCCATGAATTTCAGGCCGATCGGTCCGTACTTAAACAAGGTGCTTCTGTTGGGCGATATAAAGCTCTTTTATTAGCAGAAGTGTCAGGACATAAAGTACTGGCCGCAAATAATTTTAATGAATCATTAACCAAGAAAAGATTTAACATGATGTCGAAAAAAACTACATTAAAAACAAAGATTATATTTCCCCTTTTTGCAATTGGCTCATTGATAGCCTCTGCATTGATTTTTTCATGCAATACTGAGAAGGTTGAAGAAGAAACAGAAGTGACTTTACCGGCACCAGAAGAAGAAAAGGTAGAAATAGTAAACATTACTGATGAATCTATTAAGACAACAGAAGTAACCGGAGAAGTATTCCATGTTGTTGATGAAATGCCCAAATATCCAGGAGGAGAAATTGCATTAAGAACCTTTATTGGTAAAGAAGTGAAGTACCCTAAAGAGGCTCAGGACAAAGGAATTCAGGGAAAAGTTTATATAACATTTGTAGTTGCTGATGATGGCTATGTACGCAATGTAGAAATTGCAAGAGGAGTTGATCCTTCTTTAGATCAGGAAGCAATTAGAGTTATTGAGAGTCTGCCCCAATGGACACCAGGTAAGCTTGAAGGAAAGAATGTTAATGTTAGTTTTACTGTTCCCATTAATTTTGCACTACAATAATCAATCATAAAAATTATCAGCCCCAGCCCAATGTGGTTGGGGCATTAATAAAGAATATCCACACATGAAGCTTAAAGAATTAACCAAAGCTGAAGAACAAATGATGCATCGGATTTGGCAATTAGGTCGCACTACTGTTAAAGCCATTGTTGAAAATATGCCTGATCCAAAGCCTGCCGTTAATACAGTTTCCACGATTGTGCGCGCATTAGCTGACAAACAATATTTAGGTTTTGAACAAGTAGGACGTGGATACGAGTATTTTCCTATTGTTGAAAAAGCAGATTACCGCAAACAGTTTATGTCGAGGATGATGTCCACTTATTTTCAGGATTCATTTAAAGATCTGGTTTCTTTCTTTGCCAAGGAAAACAGAATAAAACCAGAAGAGTTGGATGAACTGATTCAAGAGGTTAAGCGTGATCTTAAAAAAGAAGAAAATCAATAACTGAATTGGCTCAGTTAATCAATTCCATACCTTTCGGATTAAGATAATAGCTATATTTAGTGCAAATTAAAATAGTTATTAATGTACTGCCCTAGATGTAAAGCCCTTCTGGAAGAAAAAATCATCCATGATCTGTCCGGTTCAATTCAGGTTGATACCTGTCCTTCGTGCGGAGGAACCTGGTTCGATAAAGGAGAACTGGAACAAATTGAAAATCTGGTTGAGCTTTCAATCATTGAAATTAGAAATATTCCCAAAAAGAAAGAACAGCTGGAGAAATTAAAATGTCCCGACTGTAATCTTCACCCAACCCTCTCAAAACATGCTCATCAGAGAGATAAGAAGGTAATTTTTGATTACTGCGAGATATGCCATGGAATCTGGCTTGACAGAGGCGAACTGGAAGCAATTCAAAAAGACAACTTATTAAAAACAATCAGCACCCTGTTCAGGAAAATTATCTGATTCCTGAAAAACGAAGATCATTACCACCTTGAATACAA contains:
- a CDS encoding BlaI/MecI/CopY family transcriptional regulator, with product MKLKELTKAEEQMMHRIWQLGRTTVKAIVENMPDPKPAVNTVSTIVRALADKQYLGFEQVGRGYEYFPIVEKADYRKQFMSRMMSTYFQDSFKDLVSFFAKENRIKPEELDELIQEVKRDLKKEENQ
- a CDS encoding zf-TFIIB domain-containing protein, whose amino-acid sequence is MYCPRCKALLEEKIIHDLSGSIQVDTCPSCGGTWFDKGELEQIENLVELSIIEIRNIPKKKEQLEKLKCPDCNLHPTLSKHAHQRDKKVIFDYCEICHGIWLDRGELEAIQKDNLLKTISTLFRKII
- a CDS encoding S9 family peptidase is translated as MKTITFLLISLIFISSCADRKTTKDLFPEFLPQAPVAEKHDSVLTIHEHSRIDPYFWMRLTDEQKTAENKDEQTLNVLQYLEAENNYLDTVMYKTKELQSKLYNEIVGRIKQDDESVPYFKNGYWYYNKYSDKQEYPVYYRKKESLDNVEEILLDVNELAKGHSYYAVGSMEVSPDNKILAFCEDTVSRRIYTYRFLNLETGKFMDDNLNNCEPGGAWANDNQTFFYTTKNKISLLSEKVWRHKLETSTEKDEVVYHEEDPSYYIGVYKSKSDDYIIIYNNSTLISDYQILKADDPNGEFKQFTPRAGAHEYSIEHFEDKFYVLTNYDAVNFRLMETPVNATSIENWKEVIPHREDVLITDIEVFKKYLVISERSDALTHLRIINQETQKEHYLDFGEPVYVSFIGTNTEFDTDILRYGYSSLTTPVSTIDYNMSDKTKDIKKVQEVVGGHNPENYVTERLWATARDGNKIPVSIVYKKGFKKDGRTPLLLYGYGSYGNTIEPWFNSTRLSLLDRGFVYAIAHIRGSQAMGRQWYDNGKMMNKINTFTDFIDVGHHLVKENYSSPRHLYALGGSAGGLLMGAIANMEPELFNGIIAAVPFVDVVSTMLDETIPLTTNEFDEWGNPKNKKSYDYMLSYSPYDNVEAKAYPNMMVTTGLFDSQVQYWEPAKWVAKLRATKTDDNLLIMHTNMEAGHGGASGRFKRYKETAMEYAFLLMLESKKGE
- a CDS encoding M56 family metallopeptidase; amino-acid sequence: MHAVINYLVESSIFLGIISGIYFAFLSRLNTFSFNRFFLLLSLVLTMIIPFLTVSLTMGTSNTIDPQIIGYTLNEISVYPSEAQNTIVSFISGLSVFKWIYVIGLILLFIRLFVAYYKLSIIGKQNSSNQYNGIRVIQLNNPYHAFSFFKWIFINPSRYSEEEQQHVINHEKAHVSYFHTLDNMFLELFLITQWFNPFAWLLKKALKETHEFQADRSVLKQGASVGRYKALLLAEVSGHKVLAANNFNESLTKKRFNMMSKKTTLKTKIIFPLFAIGSLIASALIFSCNTEKVEEETEVTLPAPEEEKVEIVNITDESIKTTEVTGEVFHVVDEMPKYPGGEIALRTFIGKEVKYPKEAQDKGIQGKVYITFVVADDGYVRNVEIARGVDPSLDQEAIRVIESLPQWTPGKLEGKNVNVSFTVPINFALQ
- the rimK gene encoding 30S ribosomal protein S6--L-glutamate ligase → MKSAEKIVVGSEEWCSLPQLNIPAINIRVDSGAKTSALHAVNIMPFKKNGESWVSFEVHPLQNDGRTTVYCEAPVIDKRRIKSSSGLGELRYVIRTTINIAKSSWDIEVTLTNRISMGYRMLLGRQAMAGIMLVDPEASCLLGIPSQEVLSSYYSTQRKKPSGLNIGVLASNPELYSNRRIIEAGEERGHNMEFINIKDCYIKLDGKNPEMHYRGGRLLNQFDAIIPRIRPSMTFYGCALTRHFEAIGVYAQNSASAIASSRDKLYSLQLLINSGLPIPTTGFANSPLDTNDLIKMVGGAPLIVKLLEGTQGKGVVLAETKKAAESLINAFKSLRANILVQEFIKEANGKDIRCFVINGKVVASIMRTAAPGEFRANIHMGGSAQLIKITPEERKIAILAAKTMNLKVAGVDIIRGENGPLLLEVNSSPGLEGIEGATSKDIAGMMIESIEKDLHKGTRRRKA